A stretch of Triticum aestivum cultivar Chinese Spring chromosome 1D, IWGSC CS RefSeq v2.1, whole genome shotgun sequence DNA encodes these proteins:
- the LOC123180735 gene encoding protein IQ-domain 26 isoform X2, whose protein sequence is MGKAARWIRGFLGGGGKKEQSKDQKPIPPPTNAKRWSFGKSSRDSAEAAAAAAATSARGGNAAIARAAEAAWLRSVYDETEREQSKHAIAVAAATQAAADAAVAAAHAAVAVVRLTNKGRAAHAGEHRGPAAAAVRIQTAFRGFLAKKALRALKALVKLQALVRGYLVRKQAAATLQSMQALVRAQASMRAHRAVASAALPQLHHSSFRPRRSLERYADDTRSEHGVAAYSRRLSASIESSSYGYDRSPKIVEMDTGRPKSRSSSRRASSPLLDPCEEWCAAANPMSSPLLLPCHMPGGAPPRIAVPTPRHLPEYDWCAMEKARPATAQCTPRYMNANAPATPTKSVCGGGYSSSSLLNCPSYMSSTQSFEAKVRSHSAPKQRPEPPTNRKRVPLSEVVVVESRASLSGVGMQRSCNRVEEAFNFKTAVVGRLDRPSTGSVENDRQASLQRRW, encoded by the exons ATGGGCAAGGCGGCGCGCTGGATCCGGGGCTTCCTAGGCGGCGGCGGTAAGAAGGAGCAGAGCAAGGACCAGAAGCCGATACCTCCGCCAACCAATGCCAAGCGCTGGAGCTTCGGCAAGTCGTCGCGCGACTCGGCGGAGGCCGCTGCAGCCGCTGCGGCAACGTCGGCGCGCGGGGGCAACGCGGCGATCGCGAGGGCGGCTGAGGCGGCCTGGCTCAGGTCGGTGTACGACGAGACGGAGCGGGAGCAGAGCAAGCACGCCATCGCCGTGGCGGCGGCCACCCAAGCAGCGGCCGACGCGGCCGTGGCTGCGGCCcatgccgccgtcgccgtcgtgcgTCTCACCAACAAGGGCCGCGCCGCCCACGCCGGCGAGCACCGCGGACCGGCGGCCGCGGCGGTCCGGATCCAGACGGCATTCCGAGGCTTCTTG GCTAAGAAGGCGCTGCGTGCGCTCAAGGCCCTCGTGAAGCTGCAGGCGCTGGTGCGCGGCTACCTCGTGCGAAAGCAGGCGGCCGCCACACTGCAGAGCATGCAGGCGCTGGTGCGCGCGCAGGCCAGCATGCGCGCCCACCGcgccgtcgccagcgccgctcTCCCGCAGCTCCACCATTCTTCTTTCCGGCCGCGCCGCTCCTTG GAGCGGTACGCGGACGACACGAGGAGCGAGCACGGGGTGGCGGCGTACAGCCGGAGGCTGTCGGCGAGCATCGAGTCGTCGTCCTACGGGTACGACCGGAGCCCCAAGATCGTGGAGATGGACACCGGCAGGCCCAAATCTCGGTCGTCGTCGCGCCGGGCGAGCTCCCCGCTGCTCGACCCGTGCGAGGAATGGTGCGCCGCCGCCAACCCCATGtcgtcgccgctgctgctgccgtgcCACATGCCAGGCGGCGCGCCGCCCCGCATCGCCGTGCCGACCCCGCGCCACCTCCCCGAGTACGACTGGTGCGCGATGGAGAAGGCCCGGCCGGCGACGGCGCAGTGCACGCCGCGGTACATGAACGCGAACGCGCCGGCCACCCCGACCAAGAGCGTGTGCGGCGGCGGCTACTCGTCCTCATCTCTGCTCAACTGCCCCAGCTACATGTCCAGCACGCAGTCCTTCGAGGCAAAAGTGCGGTCGCACAGCGCGCCGAAGCAGCGGCCGGAGCCCCCCACGAACAGGAAGCGGGTGCCGCTGagcgaggtggtggtggtggagtcccgGGCCAGCCTGAGCGGGGTCGGAATGCAGCGGTCGTGCAACCGGGTGGAGGAGGCGTTCAACTTCAAGACGGCCGTCGTCGGCCGCCTCGACCGCCCGTCGACGGGGTCCGTCGAGAATGACCGGCAAGCGTCCTTGCAGAGGAGGTGGTGA
- the LOC123180735 gene encoding protein IQ-domain 26 isoform X1, with translation MGKAARWIRGFLGGGGKKEQSKDQKPIPPPTNAKRWSFGKSSRDSAEAAAAAAATSARGGNAAIARAAEAAWLRSVYDETEREQSKHAIAVAAATQAAADAAVAAAHAAVAVVRLTNKGRAAHAGEHRGPAAAAVRIQTAFRGFLAKKALRALKALVKLQALVRGYLVRKQAAATLQSMQALVRAQASMRAHRAVASAALPQLHHSSFRPRRSLQERYADDTRSEHGVAAYSRRLSASIESSSYGYDRSPKIVEMDTGRPKSRSSSRRASSPLLDPCEEWCAAANPMSSPLLLPCHMPGGAPPRIAVPTPRHLPEYDWCAMEKARPATAQCTPRYMNANAPATPTKSVCGGGYSSSSLLNCPSYMSSTQSFEAKVRSHSAPKQRPEPPTNRKRVPLSEVVVVESRASLSGVGMQRSCNRVEEAFNFKTAVVGRLDRPSTGSVENDRQASLQRRW, from the exons ATGGGCAAGGCGGCGCGCTGGATCCGGGGCTTCCTAGGCGGCGGCGGTAAGAAGGAGCAGAGCAAGGACCAGAAGCCGATACCTCCGCCAACCAATGCCAAGCGCTGGAGCTTCGGCAAGTCGTCGCGCGACTCGGCGGAGGCCGCTGCAGCCGCTGCGGCAACGTCGGCGCGCGGGGGCAACGCGGCGATCGCGAGGGCGGCTGAGGCGGCCTGGCTCAGGTCGGTGTACGACGAGACGGAGCGGGAGCAGAGCAAGCACGCCATCGCCGTGGCGGCGGCCACCCAAGCAGCGGCCGACGCGGCCGTGGCTGCGGCCcatgccgccgtcgccgtcgtgcgTCTCACCAACAAGGGCCGCGCCGCCCACGCCGGCGAGCACCGCGGACCGGCGGCCGCGGCGGTCCGGATCCAGACGGCATTCCGAGGCTTCTTG GCTAAGAAGGCGCTGCGTGCGCTCAAGGCCCTCGTGAAGCTGCAGGCGCTGGTGCGCGGCTACCTCGTGCGAAAGCAGGCGGCCGCCACACTGCAGAGCATGCAGGCGCTGGTGCGCGCGCAGGCCAGCATGCGCGCCCACCGcgccgtcgccagcgccgctcTCCCGCAGCTCCACCATTCTTCTTTCCGGCCGCGCCGCTCCTTG CAGGAGCGGTACGCGGACGACACGAGGAGCGAGCACGGGGTGGCGGCGTACAGCCGGAGGCTGTCGGCGAGCATCGAGTCGTCGTCCTACGGGTACGACCGGAGCCCCAAGATCGTGGAGATGGACACCGGCAGGCCCAAATCTCGGTCGTCGTCGCGCCGGGCGAGCTCCCCGCTGCTCGACCCGTGCGAGGAATGGTGCGCCGCCGCCAACCCCATGtcgtcgccgctgctgctgccgtgcCACATGCCAGGCGGCGCGCCGCCCCGCATCGCCGTGCCGACCCCGCGCCACCTCCCCGAGTACGACTGGTGCGCGATGGAGAAGGCCCGGCCGGCGACGGCGCAGTGCACGCCGCGGTACATGAACGCGAACGCGCCGGCCACCCCGACCAAGAGCGTGTGCGGCGGCGGCTACTCGTCCTCATCTCTGCTCAACTGCCCCAGCTACATGTCCAGCACGCAGTCCTTCGAGGCAAAAGTGCGGTCGCACAGCGCGCCGAAGCAGCGGCCGGAGCCCCCCACGAACAGGAAGCGGGTGCCGCTGagcgaggtggtggtggtggagtcccgGGCCAGCCTGAGCGGGGTCGGAATGCAGCGGTCGTGCAACCGGGTGGAGGAGGCGTTCAACTTCAAGACGGCCGTCGTCGGCCGCCTCGACCGCCCGTCGACGGGGTCCGTCGAGAATGACCGGCAAGCGTCCTTGCAGAGGAGGTGGTGA